One genomic region from Oncorhynchus gorbuscha isolate QuinsamMale2020 ecotype Even-year linkage group LG13, OgorEven_v1.0, whole genome shotgun sequence encodes:
- the LOC123992228 gene encoding olfactory receptor 1D2-like, whose product MENSTQVKFFYLFGLQETFNNKSVYFTLSLITYLLIITVNLTLIITIIQEKGLHEPMYIFLCSLCINGLYGTAGFYPKFLLDLQSDVQVISYGGCFTQTYVIYTSVMCEMSTLTVMSYDRYVAICRPLLYHTIVTSLTVRKLLLFSWCYPLFIGLIAVSLAVGVPLCGSRIDKIFCDIPSILKHACLPITINQIWSKCLVLVHVLQLLYIVFSYGQIVRTCVKSAKGRIKFTQTCVPHLLTIVIFITVTLFDNLQGWNNVNITLNMRNAMAVQFLIIPPVFNPVIYGLNLKQIRRAVLIKCNAHKIIDIRC is encoded by the coding sequence ATGGAGAACTCAACCCAAGTCAAGTTCTTTTATCTTTTTGGCTTACAAGAGACATTTAACAACAAATCGGTCTATTTTACCTTGTCTCTTATCACATACCTTCTCATCATCACTGTGAATCTGACTCTGATCATAACAATAATTCAGGAGAAAGGCCTCCATGAGCCCATGTATATCTTTCTGTGTAGTCTATGTATCAATGGATTGTATGGAACTGCTGGTTTCTACCCCAAGTTCTTACTGGACCTTCAGTCAGATGTTCAGGTGATATCTTATGGTGGATGTTTCACTCAAACCTATGTCATATACACATCTGTCATGTGTGAAATGTCTACTCTAACGGTGATGTCTTACGACAGGTATGTGGCAATATGCAGACCACTACTATATCACACCATTGTGACATCTTTAACTGTTAGAAAGTTACTCTTATTTTCTTGGTGTTATCCTTTATTTATAGGACTCATAGCAGTTAGTTTAGCCGTCGGAGTTCCTTTGTGTGGATCTCGCATTGACAAGATCTTCTGTGACATTCCATCTATACTGAAACATGCATGTTTACCCATTACCATCAATCAGATTTGGAGCAAATGCCTCGTATTGGTTCATGTTTTACAGTTACTTTACATTGTATTTTCTTACGGTCAGATTGTAAGGACTTGTGTAAAGTCAGCTAAGGGAAGGATTAAGTTCACACAGACATGTGTGCCACATTTATTAACAATTGTTATTTTCATCACAGTGACCCTGTTTGACAATTTGCAAGGGTGGAATAATGTAAATATTACACTAAATATGCGTAATGCAATGGCCGTACAATTCCTTATTATACCACCTGTCTTTAACCCTGTCATATATGGACTTAACCTCAAGCAGATTCGACGGGCAGTTCTTATAAAGTGTAATGCACATAAAATTATTGATATAAGATGTTAG